The genomic interval CGGAGAGCGCGGCACAGCCTTGTTTACCAAGTTAacccgttaaaaaaaaaaaaaaaaagaaatcacagtGTTCCGTCCGCACAATACAAAAGCTCCTCCATTAGCCTTCATTTCAAGAGAAACTCCCCAATCATCTCCTGTTACGGAGCCACTTTCCCTCCAGCGACGGCTCAATGGCAGGTCTGTCTGCTGATACAGGTGTGGTGCTGAGGCGGGCGAGGCGGCACAATAGATGGCCTTTCAATGGTCTCCCTCAGCTCACCTGGATTAGGGGGAATGGAAGGGAAGAGGAGGGTCTCGGCGCTTGAGCCGAGAACAATAGCGTCTCTGTTTGCAGTAACACCAAGTGCATCATtctgtgactgactgactgcctgcctgcctggaCTCGAAACCACACCAGGGTTATCGCCATTGAATTCTCCCAGTGCCATGTtcgtgcaacatacacatactgATACGATTCAACTCAAACAAATGTCCTGACAGCTGGGAAACAAGGAGCACATACTTCTGCATTACTTATTTGAAATAGAAATATTAGTCATTGTTATAGAGCCACAAGTGATAGTTTCTAATCAGAAGCTTATTTCCTCAATTTTCTCTTCAGTGGTGTTTGAATAAAAGCTACAATTTGTAGCTTCAAAGTGCATAATTTAATTTATGATGATTTCTCACACtgggaggattttttttttatttagcactGTGGTTCCCACAAATGCTCCTTATTATcgctttaaatgaaatatttaactgCTCGAAGCAGGAGAATTATCAAAAAGGTTAAAGAAATGTGGAAGATTTGCAGGGAGTGTGTGTAATGCACAACATAAAAGCTGGTTCAGTTACAGTGTGGACTGTATTACATCACACGCAGGGGATTGACTCGTCAAATGTAATCCTGTTTCAACATTCGTGTGATTTTAGTTAGATGCTTCAAGCCGTATTATGGGCCTAGTCCCccgcctggggggggggggtgggacgAGAGCGGCAGCGGGGGAGTGGACGCCGTCAGCCTCATCCCAGCGCCGCGCCGCAGGTTAGCGCTtctgaggagaaacaggacCTGCAGCTTATTCCAGTTCCCCCATCCCACCTCCAACGCTCAGCTCCCTCGCCTTTGTTTTGTCACTTCCTCTGTAGAGCAATCAAGTGATTCAACCCTCGAATCAGTGCCACGTCCGCAACTTATCCGCTGTTCTCACTGTTCTCGCTGAGCACTCGCGTGCCTGTCTGCGGCTGCCTTTGAGGAAGCGTTTGTGATGACGAGTGTCATTCCACAGTCGGGGCAAGAAGGGAGGGTGAGACGACAGAGGGTGGGGTGAAccgtgagaagaaaaaaaaaaaagtgtcacagCAATTTAACCTTCAAAAAATGCCCACCAGCGCCGAGTGGGAGGAGGTGTTTGAGGCCATTAGGATGGAAAAAAGGAGAGCGGACAACAAGTGTAGCAGCGACGGAGAGGAAGACACGGATTGATGTGTGCAACACAAGACCTCGTTAGGAGATGCAGGAAAGTACAAAAACCTGCGACACAAATCACCGTAGGGAGGGCAGGGGCTGGTAAAGTGGTATAAGAGGAAAAGTAGAGCAAGAAACAGGGGGAGCAaatgaggaggagagtggaagcagcagagacagttTGGATAGGTTTAAAGACGAAGTCTGGAGCTGACATAGGTGGAAGAGACAACTGGGGAATTGGACAGTGGGACAGTAAGAGGAAGAACgatggggaaggaggagagagggagcgagattaaggagagagagagtaagcGGATAGAGGAAAGCAACAGACATTCCAATTACAGAAGCAGAAACGAGGGAGTAATGAGTAAGAACGGCGAGATGGAGAACAAAGCGGCGAATGAGAGGAGAAGCAGTGAGAGGCCGGAGTTTGCCGAGCAGATGGATCAATTACGCAGGGGAGGATGTTGGgccattagaaaaaaaaaggacgtAAACACGAGAGGCAGAGCGAGTAGGGGAAGAATGAATCAAGACGGAGAAGTGGAAGTCAGGGCACAAATGTgacgggagagagagcgagcgagcgattAGAGCGGAGGCAATCAGCAGAAACCAACGCGAACACGCCCCCGTTAAGGAGCCCTGCCAAACGCAACCTGGCGACCTGCAaacacaacctggcaacccgaTAACCGCAGGAACCCGCTGCCGCGGTTTGACTTTAATACGCCGTTCGCTTCAGGGGAGGATTTGAGCGCTGCCGCCGCTTCAGCCCTCTCGGGACTAATGGCGACCGCGCCGTTTGTTTATCGCCGTTGCACATTTTCCAACCAACAAGTGAAACAGCAGATAATGTTGATATCGCTGGCAGGGGCTTGTCTGCTGAAACACAAGTACACTCGCCATGAAAAATAAACCTGTTGTGCATTATCAGGCCGAGGCCACATTCGCTCTTCTTATCTCATATTTCCGAGATGATATCGGTGGAGGAATACCACATTTTCTTCGGACCGCGGCGTGTAATTTTACTCTGCGCCTACGATTGGCCTCCTGGGAGCGCCAGGAAAGTGAGCAGAGTGAACTGAAAGCAGCTGGTGTACAGGAGGTTACGTGGGGCCACGCCAGCCTTTACCCAGAGCCTGGAGTTCTGACAAGACCTTGTCACACCAAATTCAATTTCCGCCTGCAGCCAGCCTGTCGGCTGCCTCCTGTAAGTGTGAGTTTGACGTGACCTTGTCAAAGTCAGACGTGACGGAGACTGTGCAAATAGGTAACAAAACCGGCAAAATGGACGTTTGCGCTATCACCAAGATGCTATGAATAGAAGAAAACGTCAAAGAGGAGCGACGCCTCGCAAACTGTAGGCAAGAAGCAGCGGAGGAGCGTTCAAGGCTCCCGGGGTCTAAATGTTTTCAATATCACAAAAGGGCACTGCATCATCCACCATCCAATACCGGATCAATACGGAAAACCACCTCGCCAACCGCGTCCAGGTGACTGCTAATGAGTGCCGCGGCGCCGTCAAGGGCCTCGGCGGCTCGAAGATCTGCTCCGCGCAGCGGGGAGGATGTCGGAGCGGAGACGAACGCGACAAAGACAGATGAAAGAAGGGAAAGATGACAGGCGGCGCACACGAGTCAGGTGATAGAGGGAAAGGTTAGCGCGCGCGGCCGTTCCCTGCCACAATGGAAGCCTCTGCGGCTGGTAAAAATGTGCCTCGTGCTTTCAAACCAGCAGAAGACGGGGGATGTGCGACTAAATTACAAATGAGCTGATAATTCTTGGCCTTCCCGGTTCACTCcctcacacttttttttttttaaatcctcctTTGTCTTCGCTGCCAAAACGCTGCATTGTGAAATCTGACAAGTTTGACATCCCGTGCTCCACCttcgctgctcctccttttgTGATTTTACTTCGCCGAGGTCACAGAGACACTCGTCTTCCAAGTCTACTTAATTAAGGAGATTTAATACTGGAAAGTTTGGCTGTCTTTCAGCAGGGCTTCGACCGGAATTACCGCTCCGTCGGCACGTTGGCCGAGCGGGAGAGGGCTCCGACCGGCATGGCCCAGAATTCCATTTGGGCTTCGTCACACTGGGGCAAGTGTAGATTTGGCACAAGCCATCGTGACTGTGGAAATGTGAGCGATTCAAAGAGTTTTTATGGCATTTCTTTACAAGATAAGCTGTTGGCATGTTTCTCCAGCCTTAAAACGCCATTATCCAGAAACCTGTGGGTGGTGAAAGTACATTACGATCTCACCAATCCTTTGCgtaacaacacacacgcatattTGATGTAGATAACAGTTAATGCAACACTTTGGCCAAAACCTCATCAAGTCAAGCGTGGCTGTTTTTTTCAGAAAGCCCTTTTCAGCACGTTGACTTTCCTTTTACAACAATTTCAGCCTGGTTTCCTTCGAATCCGATGTGATCGACTCCAGTCGTCTGGCAACCTGGGagccaaacacaaacatccCAACGGGGGGCTCTCAGTGTGACCTCAACATGAGCCGCCTTCCACTGAGCTTGTCCGTGTTTTCGTGTTGGTGGAGGGCAAAGGGAGGGGGGAGTTTCCGACATGATGGATCTATCCCAGAGCTGCTGGACTGGGCTCTTATAAACAGGAAAGTCACCATCGCTTcaagcagcaggaaaagcaTCTTTAAAACGGAGCCGGGAGCGATAGGGGGGAAGAATCCGATGCCTGCGGGAGATAACGGCTGCTAAtaggaaccacacacacacacacacacacacacacacacacacacacacacacacacacacacacacacacacacacacacacacacacacacacacacacacacacacacacacacacacacacacacacacacacacacacacacacacacacacacacacacacacacacacacacacacacacacacacacacacacacacacaggcccctCCCATTTGCTGGCATGTCACATGACTTACAGGTTCTATTGGGTCACTATGATTCATCATCAGCTCTATGTGTACACGCATGTGGGAGCGAGCGCTCTATTGTGTTTGTGGCTCTAAAACGCGGTGACTCGCGCTCATCGACCTGCTCCTCGTCGGCCTCATCCATCCCGTCCAATAGCCCGAGTCAACAAACATTACGGATCTAATCTGTGGTCAGTGGAAATGAAAATTCTGAGAAGCAAAGTCATTTGGCTCCGACTTGTCTATCAAACATCTGTATGTTTAAAAGCTGAACGAGGTCCTTTATCAACATTGTTTTAATCAGTTCAGGTTGGATATAAAggttttccaaaataaaagggcCTTCGCTGAAACGTTTTCATTATGTCTATTAAAAAGCTTTCCATCCATTGCTTATTTATTGTTGGATAAGAGGCACTTCATTTCTAGGCAGCCATTAAATGTTGCAACTGAGctgaaatcattttttttttacccaattgcggtgaaataataataataacagaaagCCGTCTAAATGACTGGGCTCatttaggtgaaatgtcaaatattttCTCCAGTACAGTCATTTAGAACTGATGGGGCCATGCAGCGTCCACGTACGCACACAGACCACCACTTCCCCATTAACCCATGGATTcaagcacatttttatttctgaatCAACGTTACAAGCGGCCATAAGGAGAGGGGGTGAGGTTATTGATGTGTCACTCTAAATGGCGGCGCGTATGTGCACGTACAAGTGCATGTCATCGCCGGAACGAGACTCCGCTTTTTAAAAACACGCgtgtagtcacacacacatgaccttTTCAAGATCCTTCTGACATTTACAGGGCCGGTGCGAAGGGGCGAGATCGGCTCATTTACATAATGATGGGACCTAAGTGCGACAGCCATTAACACAGAAACCAAACCAAGAGCGAAGCCCTCTGCTCCACAGGGACTAATGAGACACTAAGGACTTAGTTCTTAGTACTTTTATTaggaaaggagaaaaaaatagTCCTCTCATGATCCATCAGGTCCATTCTTCTTAATGGACAGAGTGTGAAGCTCGTTCCCTATTGTAATGATGAATGGGCACAGGCTTGGCAGGACTCCGCTGTTCACACACGGTGTCTCCATGTGGAGGGAAATAGTTCGAGCTATTGCACAAGTAGGACTGCCAAAAGAAACATCACTACATCAGAGTCACCGGGTGTGTAAATAGACTGTGTGTTGTGGGAGTACAGGGGCGAAAACGTCCAGCGTTTTCACAAGTCATGAAAATATTAGCTGGAATCATTATGCGCCGCGAAACAACAGCTCGCGCGGCTCCGACGGACAGGAAACCTCGGGGACACGGCGAGGTCACGTGGGCTTTTATTTTCCCGTCGATCTGCATGTTGTTCTTGTCATAAACAGCGTGGCCTTGAGCCCAAAGGGAGGCCGGGATACGGGGGAGGGAGGAATCTGAATCACCCGGCGACTACAATCACTCAAACAAAGGCACCAGACAGGAGAGAACGAACGATAGCTGGAAATAATAAGGCACCACAACAAGGCCCCAGTATGTGCTGGGCAGCctggggtgggggagggagcgggcgggcgagggTCTGGCGGGAGAGAGGAAGATTCCAAGTGGCGGGCGGAACGGACGGGAGGCGGCGAGGAGCCCGTCTCAATCGGTCGCGGCCCGTTCAGTTTCGTCCATTTCTGAAACTCGGCGCAGCGACTGACGGAGGACCACCCGGACGTGGACGTGGTGACGTAGCCCTGGCGTCCGGAGTGGCTTAGCCGTGGACGTGCATGCCCACCGGTTTGTAGCCAGCCACCCCCTGCACGCAGGCAGCTTACTCAGCCATAAAGACAATGCTGCTGTAGCCTCAGCCCACCCCCCACACCCGCTCCCCCCTTAGATAAGCCCACCCCTTTTCTAATAAAAACATCACCATGGTAATGGGCCAAGCCTTTCTGACCCACATCCACGGCCCCCCACTTGGGGTAAGGGGGTGATAGTAGTGTTATTTCAGGGCTTAGACTCCACCAAACTTACATTTACCTACAGAAGAACACTAATTAAAAATCCTTCCATAGCCAGTgttgcattttcaaattaatgCTATTCCATATTcaactgaagaaaaaaaaaaataaaacttttgcAGGGAATTAAATCACGTCTCTCAGTCTCAAGCGCGGGATGGAAGGTGGAGGTAAGTGGTTCCTGTCACACTTGAGTGGAAACATGGAACTAAAAATGCAAAGCAGAcgagtgggggaaaaaaaaaaggtttatttctgctgcagatgcagatgatGTTGCATAACTTTAACTCCTGCCCATAAGGAGGTCAGAGGTTGCCTTTGGATGAAATGATTAAACTGTACCGACCAAAAGTTTGGGTTTCTCCTCGTCACGTCTGAAGCGCCGTCGCTCATGAATACGCAAAACCTTTTGTTTTGGCCCCCACCACTGCTGCACCTCCCTCAAGAGCACTTCATGTTCGGGTAAATGGAACTGGACAAATAAGGTCTCCAGCATGAATAAGTCAAAAGCGTGACTGTGCATTTAATTAAAACCACGGCACTATGGGCCGCATTACTGTACTCCAGTGAAAGCGGGTCCTGCAGCGGGGCAGTCCTACATTCTTGCCCCAAttagaacacaaaacaaataggTGGCCtggcagagaggcagaaaaaatgCCACACATTCATATGTTAATAAGTGAACTATATGCCGTGGAATGCGCCGTCTGAGCCGTGGGTTTACTCACTGTGGCGCAAGCACCTGTGGGTCACCGGAGCCCAACAGGGTCGGATAACGCCTTAATAATTAACCCACGGAGGCCGGCGAACACACAGGCGGGAGTTTAAAGTAACAGTAAATAGGAAACAACCGAGGAGACGTCAGTCAAATATTGAAGCCGGCATCGGTTGAATTATTCATCTTCCGGACAAGCGATTAGGTTTTAGCGGTCCCCACTAGTCTGAGCGCACAGAttaaacatgattttttttttctcagctaATTAAGTAttgcagacagagggaggagaggctcgCGCCCACCGGAGGGACGTGGGGTTTTCAGGCGAAGCGCCTCAACGGTTTCTTTACTCAAACCTGTGCTGCTCGTGGTCGGAAGAGACGGGCGACAGCAAAAGGGCCAGAAATCACCTGCGGAAAAACACCTTGCTCCCCGGAGCCACACCTAGCGAAACTAAACATGGCGTCACCGCCCAGAAACTGCTGTGGCTCGATACGCGGAAAGAACGTTTGAGTAACGGGGGGGGGACGGTTTCACCTTTACGTTGCCTCGCGCCATCAAAACCCCACAAGTGGGTTTAAAGGTTAAATACTGGAAACGCAGCTTGGAGAAACGTCCCCACCTGTTTATTCCTGCCCCGACAGGTGTTAGTCCGGTTAGAGCGTCTCGTGCGCTATGATTAAAGCGCTAGGAACAGAATGGACAAATATCCGAGGCTGACAGCGGGAAGTTTTTAATAAGTGAACAAGTCTTACCGCCTCGTAGAATCGACGCGAGCAGGCAGAGGAGTCCGATCATTTTTCTGCAGTCACGCCAATTTCGGCCGTCACGTCTCGCCATGGTTGATTACGGTCCTCTTTGCGAAACCAGGCACGCCGAAGTACAATCGAAAGAAACCCTTTGGACGCAGTTCGGTTTCTGcgtgcaaaaaagaaaaacttatctGGATACAGGACAGACCGGGGTCCGACACGGATTCTCGTCTCCCGTGTCCGTTCACCGCGCCTTTTAAGCGAGAGAAAATCCTCGTGGATTCGTTCTACCGGCGCGCGCACAGGTAGATATTCCCACAACCAGGAGCTCTGATGTAATTCAGTGCTGCTGCGCTCGCCCTGCTCGAAGAACTAGTTCCGCCGCGCGCCCAGCGGTCCCGGCTGTAGGACTAACTGAATGATGTCATCAGGCGAGCGTCACAACCCTTCTTCCCAAAAAGCCATTAGAATAAGCAACGACGGGGGGGCGGGCAATGGAGGCAACTTGTTGAAATACGCCGTGTATATTTATACTAGAACTGTTTGCAACTGGATAAAATCgagtgcagcagcaggtttcacTTTGAGGGAATATTTTGAAGCTTCCGCTCGTGTCAGTAAATCAGCGGTGATGTAAGAAAAAATAGCGTTCGTTTCGTGGAAAGTACCAAAATAACGCAGATATGTGTTATACGCCGGACCTCCGGCAGTTAACACCCAACATCGGCTTGTGGTTGGTGAGCTCGGTGCCACCGCTCCAAATGCCCAAATGTGAACGACCAGCAGTTTTATTATGAAACACAATCAACACCTAAACGGGGAAAAGCAGCATAAACTTCCTCATCCAACTCCAGGCGGCTGAACGTCGTGCTGGTGTCCGTTAAATCGGATGCCTCGCGCGCCCTCTGCCGTTGGCTCGTGCGCACGCGCTTGGGATTAGCTCGTGTGACATCCACCACAGCAGATGCCAGAATCGATAAACGTTCATTAATGAACGGCAAAATACGAATGCAGTGACAGTCAGGGACATTGAATCAAGAGGAAACAGCTTCTCATGTATCTATTTGCAGACTCCAGCAGACTCAGATgatgagattttttttcctgccacATAATAACTTCCAATTCTTTTTGTCCTATTTCCTCCTGTGAAACAGAGCAGACGTACATCGTAGCCCAGACATTATCTGGTTTAGGTTTAATTCTTATACCCAAGTGTTTTACAGCCAATACAATTACAAGACCATGCGTTAAATCGTGCCGcttgcttcttctccttcggtgcCACCCTTTTATTTTCCAGGTGCAAATTCTGCAGACAGAGGTAATAATCAGAGGTCACATCTTGTTTctgaaggaaaaataaataagttaGCAGCCTTCAAAGAGACACGAAGGCTTTATTTCCCTGCCTCTCCTCGCACACCGCGAACCCGAGGAGCGAAATGCGGCGCATGTGTCTCGCGACGGAAACATCTGTGGGATTTAAATGCCAGCAGCGCTCGCACAGACATATTTTAATTTACAGCAATCTTTTGGCCCCCGTAGACGAATGTTTGAGCAGTGACACGGTGAGAAGCGCCCGCACCAGCGCTCTTCCCCATAAATCATGTGCGTTCACGGCAGAATGAGGAGCTTTGAGGAAAGTGGCTTCCAAATGGAGGACTTCTGTCCTTTCCCACATCCATGCGTTATTTCATACCAAAAACATCGACCTTCACACCTACCactctgctgctacagtaccACCCACTTTACTTATACAGATCCTcacttctctccctctcacccATCACGCCTTCCCTGCGTTTACActtcttccctctcctccgccgtttctccctctctccctctctgcctcttcgCTTGTCACTTGATTCCCTTTGTCCACTCGTCCTTTACTCCTCGCCGCTATTCATCCCGTCCTCCGTCCTCGTGCTCTCCGGGGGTCTGTGGCACTGATAATGGAGCGCATACTTAACAGATATTAGCTCATTGGCACTGGATTCATTATACGGAGCCAAGGCTTATGGTGATTATTTACCCAGAGAGGAGGGGCCACGGATCAGAACCACACTCCGTGTCACCAACCACAGGCTTCTTTGAAGTCACACTGTGTCTGTTCCCCTGCAACACTCTCACACTTCTCGTCTCCCTGGGTTTTCTCATTCTGTCTGAGCAcctttcgctctctctcgctctctctctctctgctctccctttttcctctttccctGTCATTAGACACCCACAATACACTGCAATACCGCTGCTTTCGCCCCCCCCTTCTCTCACTCGCTCACTTTCTCTATCTCTCTTCGCCACCCCCCCATTCACCCAATGGTAATTATGGAAAAAATCTGTAATAGTGCTCAGAGGAGCTGATAATACCTTTAGCTTAATTAAAGACATTTATGGGATGTAAAGACATGCCGCCTAGGGGTTACTGTGCACCCACACTAACCCAAACGCTTTATTTCTTGCCTTTTCATCTCCCCAAATCCCTCTTTTCCTGACATCCTTATCATTTTCTCCGTTTCACACACGCATTATGATACACAGACAAGAACATGCTCGTTCCTTTTCGTCGCACCGGACGCGAGAGTCCGAAGTTCTGTGAGCAACTGTCAGACTGTTGAGCCTCGGCGTGTCCTCAGACGTCGCAGGCCGACGCCGCGGCGGTTACGGCGTTGGCGGTTTATCAGCGCCGCAGACGCGAGAGCCCCTTCCTGCCGATCAACCCAGGGCTGGTGGCGCTGCATCCGGTTGGGCTGCAGAAAAGCGCGAGGCCGCATCAGTCGGGGACGTGAAATTTGGAGGAGCGAAAACAATACTTGGTGCTCTGTCCCTAGAAAGGTCACGGCGTCTGagaggcggctgctgctgctgctgctgtgccttTGTGCCATGGACTCTTGTTTTCTCGCCTTCGTCCTCGTTTCTTCCTTTGCGGTACGTTCATGTCACTTCGTCGGAGGTATGTAATAATTTCTGTGATTTCTAGAACCCCTTTTTTTTGCATCTCTGGCTGAATAGATCCTAGATTTCCCAGCTAATGCAGCCCTTTGAGCGGCGTAACATAAATTAACCTGCTTCTTTGAAGGCTGGCGATGAGTCATTCATGAACAGTTCCTTatctgtttgtgtcacagcgGGTTCGGCTGTAAAACATTTCCTAAATGACATCCAGGTACAAGACGCCCAAGGACACCCTCCCTTTTCTTAAGATTTCAGAGCCTCCCCTTTGTCATTTAGTCCAATAAATCGCCTTAAATCTGCCCTAGACCATctctaataattaataaataacgTCTGTGCTGAACAACCCACAGCACTTGTTGCTTTTGTAATTGCATCTGAGGCAGATATTCTCTATTAATAGTGTGTGGCAGACAAAGTAAATGATGACTTCCCTTTCTAATACCTCACCCTGGGACGCGTTCAAGGCCTTTAGCCACACTCGTTTTAAAGGTACTTGTTACACATGACCCAGTCAAACTGTTGTTGCCGAGCTCTTATAGTTTCAGCCAAAGccaatactgtaaatattttacgGAGTGTGCAttcccccccccttctcttaCTCACAAAGAGCCTTTCTTGTGCTTGAAACACGACCTTAGATGTAATGTTTGCACAGCGGCCGAGTACAAGTTCGGAATTTCGATGGCGTCCCCAAAATGAAACTGAATTATTCAGCCTCACCCGTGGTTCCTTTCCCATCAGAGTGGGACGACGTGGTGGTGGCGAGGGAGGACACGCCCACCACGCTGGTGTGCACCGACACAGTGAGCGGCGCCGTGGCCATTAACTGGATGGTGAAGGCCCCTGGTGCGGATGAGTGGAAGCTGGTTCTGTCGGCCACAGGCACAGATCAGTTCTCGGGCGGCGCTTTGAAGCCATCCATGCGACTGACTGACCCCAACTTTCACCACACTGgggttttctctctcttcctccttgcCAAAGTGGAGAACAGGGGCCTCTACTCATGCTTGATAAAGAAACAGGGGGGGAAGCAAAAGGAACGGAAAATCCTGCTAGCCATCCTTAAAGGTAGAACAATCAGGCCAGTGATGGCGCTTCGCACTTCTGCAGAGCTCAGTGATCGAGTCCCGCCGTGTTTCTTTGACGTCGTCTCCCGTGTTCCGCCTCGTGTGCAGTCGCCGTGGTCCCTGCTGCTCCCGTCCCCCAGCGCGGCGTCCTGCGAGATCGAGAAGACGAacgaagaggaagagagaagatgGGAAGAGACCAGGAGGCAGAGCGGCAAGGAGGACTGAGAGAGGCAATGAACGGCGCGGAAAAGTGGCAAGGCCGGCGGTGCGGAGCGGCGACGGCGGCGTCTACGTGTGCGCCGTCCACCCctggggcggcggcggcggcggcaacgGCGGCGGCTCCCGCGCCTTCGACGTCAACGTGACCGTCGACGGTGAGGCTGAGgaaggcggcggcgccgggagtGGAACACTGCGGTTGCTGCTTTTGTTGATGGTGTGAGTGGGCATCagtggcagcagctccagcagctccagcagcagcattacTTATTTAAGCATCCTGTAGCTACAGTTCTTCAAAGTGTTTACTTTTATAGACCAGTTTCAAGATTCAAAGTATACTGTAGATCTGCACTAGTCATCCTGTGAATATAGCTGCTCGCTTatgtattattcattatttgcttttttttttccctgtgttTTCTCGCTTCCCGTCTCTTTGCAGCTCACAAAGTGGCCTCATTCACCGATATACCACATGGTGAGTGACTCTGTAACACGAGCAGTCTCGAACCCCTGTGTCAGCACTTTGCTAatcaggcagagcaggagaaaCTCTCAGCATATAAGGACGTAATCCCCATTGTTGGACGCGTTTCTGTCGCCGTCAGTGATTCCTGACTCTGGACTCGCCCCGTCGTCTTCGCGCCCGCTCACTGTCTGTGCTCCTCCACCGCAGGCCGCGACGTCTCCGCCGCCCAGGCTCACACCCCGTTCCCCCTGACCTGTCCCTCTGTCCAGGGGGACTACGTGGTCCTGCGCTGGCGGCCCCCGGACCTCAGGAAGGACAGCGACATGAGCGTGGTGCACCGCTACGACCGCTGGAGGGGCGTCGCCGCGCTGGAGGAGCGGAgcaagaggctgcagctggccGGGCCGCCCCACAACGCCGACGCCGGGAGCTTCTCCTACCTGCTCACCCCCGACATTAAAGATGGCGGCTGCTACGTCTGCACCGTCTACCTCAACGACGTCACGTTCACGTTCGAGACCGTGCTCAGCGTGCTGAAAGGTAGATATCGCGTGACGCGGATGAATTTCATGTAATATGGTATAAAAATACCCTcggtggaaaaaaacagcaccAATGAAGCTTAGTAATGTAATAGAGCATCAGAAGCCCCAAATGTTATTAGACATACTGGAGATTATCCATTTTAAACTCTGCCGAAGGGAATGCAGTTTTATGGAAGACGCTCCTGCATTTGATGTTTTGATCATAAAATAATTCATAGGCCTCGTCTGACATCTGGCAAAGTGTAAAATATGCGATTCACACATTTCCAAATCATTCAGAATATTCCAGTGACCCTAAAGAGCTGCTCGGAGGGATGTcctttaatgtgtctgaacacattTCTCCCTGCTTTAATATGTCACTTATCTGGAGTACAGTGTATTTAAAGCAGTACTTTGATATGCCGGTTGATCTCTCATTAAAGGACTAACACTTTCCGAGATGAGATTGAACGTGATTCATTTAGTCTAATATCAGCGTGAATTAGCTTTGGTTCTTCTCAAACTGCTCAACAACATCTGTGGCGACGCGTAAGCTGACAAATG from Betta splendens chromosome 16, fBetSpl5.4, whole genome shotgun sequence carries:
- the g6fl gene encoding LOW QUALITY PROTEIN: g6f-like (The sequence of the model RefSeq protein was modified relative to this genomic sequence to represent the inferred CDS: inserted 1 base in 1 codon); translated protein: MDSCFLAFVLVSSFAVRSCHFVGEWDDVVVAREDTPTTLVCTDTVSGAVAINWMVKAPGADEWKLVLSATGTDQFSGGALKPSMRLTDPNFHHTGVFSLFLLAKVENRGLYSCLIKKQGGKQKERKILLAILKVAVVPAAPVPQRGVLRDREDERRGREKMXKRPGGRAARRTERGNERRGKVARPAVRSGDGGVYVCAVHPWGGGGGGNGGGSRAFDVNVTVDAHKVASFTDIPHGRDVSAAQAHTPFPLTCPSVQGDYVVLRWRPPDLRKDSDMSVVHRYDRWRGVAALEERSKRLQLAGPPHNADAGSFSYLLTPDIKDGGCYVCTVYLNDVTFTFETVLSVLKVRIRRLPSELELQCQYSERVQVRDVSWKHQNKTCQVQRPINRPGSVITSVSLPITRDTAGNYTCTLTLINQRTVQATQVVPLPSEELVSATTSSLLPSLSALLLLVPLVAAGVLLWRQKHISDRGVEQTLSVHSGEAENIYENPADIRQQAPPQGSVYMDLKPRGEDDVYKELERFEQCHN